The window CGACGACATCGATGCCATAGCGGCTGGCGACCAGCGCCGTGCGGACACCGGGGACGAGCCGCGCGATCTCGGCGATGGCCTCGTCGTGGAACGACAGGACCTCGACCCTGCCGACCAGATCGCGCCGGTTCATGACCTCCGCCAGCGCCCGGGCGGCGGCCACGTCCTTGATCTCGGCCTGCAGCGGCGCCGTGACGGCGTCCAGGACCTCCTCGAACACCGGGATGCGCTCACCGCGGCCGGCGTCCAGCACCCGCAGCTCGGCGAGGGTCTTCTCGGCGATCGGCCCCGAGCCGTCGGTCGTACGGTCCACGTCGGCGTCGTGCATGACGACGAGCGCGCCGTCCTTGCTCAGATGCAGATCGAGTTCGATCAGGTCCAGGCCGGCCTGCTGGGCGGCGATGAAGGAACGGAGGGTGTTCTCGGGTTCGACACCCATGATTCCGCGGTGCCCGATGGTGAGAAAGTTCAAGGCTGACTCCGCTTCCGTCGACGGCGGCTTGGCTGCCGCGTGCTGCGGTCCCGTGCCCACGCGGCAAGGCCGCAGCCTAATCGCCCGGCCCGGCGTTGAACCCGCTCCGGCAGCGGCCAATGAGGCCTTCCAGCGGCGAGAACAGGCCGTGCCGGGCTCCTCCCGCCTCACTCCTGCGTGGGCGAGTCCCGAGTCGGTTGACCGAACTTCGGCGGCTACCCAGCAATCGGCGGAAGTATTCGTCCCCGTGGCGTCCGGCAGGAAAAAGAGCGGTGAAGATGAGGGGAGGCAGGATAATCTCCCGAGTCTCCACTTGTGGCGGAGAACCCTGCGCGCATACGGTGTCCATACGCGAGGTTCTCCCGTGGAGGATGGGTCATGACGGAAATTCTTGTGCAGGTGGGTACGGAGGAGCAGGCTCCTCCCCAGGACAGGGTGGTGGAGCACCCGGCTTGGCCCGTGCTCAAGGATGCCGTGGAGCGGATCCGGCCATGGCAGTCCAAGGACGGTTCGGTCGACTTCGACGCCGAGGGTGCCCCGGATCAGGCCGAAGCCGGTCTCACCGTGCGCCGTGTCATCGACGCGGTCGAGGAGCTCTCCCCCCTCCTTCCGCACGACGCCGCCTACCACGAGGCGCTGGTCAAGGACCTGCACCGCTGGGCGGAGGGCGGCTTCCAGGTCCCCGACTTCCTCGACTCCCTGCTGGCCTTCCAGCCCGCCGCGCACCGCGAGGACGGGCTCCAGCACCTGGTCGTCTTCCCGATGTACACGCAGAACGGCAATCCGGACCGCAACTTCGAGGCGATCGTCCTGCGCATGGTCTGGCCCGAGTGGCTGGCCGATCTTGAGCGCACCCGCTACGACAACCCGTTGTTCTGCGGCATCACGTTCGAGGACTTCACGGCCGGCTACGACACCAACTCGGCCGTCCTCTTCCCGGAGACCATCGCCGTGCGCGAGGCGCCGGAGCGATTCTCCTGGGGCGGTATCTTCTGCGACCGCGAGGCCGCCCGCTTCCGCAAGGTCACCGAGGCCGCCGTCGGCACGCTCGGCCTCGAACTGCCCGACGACATCCGCGAGATGGTCGGCGACCAGGCGCGCTGCGAGCAGGCCTTCGTGCTGTGGGACATGGTCCACGACCGCACCCACAGCCACGGCGACCTGCCCTTCGACCCCTTCATGATCAAGCAGCGCCAGCCGTTCTGGATGTACGGCCTGGAGGAGCTGCGCTGCGACCTCACCGCCTTCAAGGAGGCCGTGAAGCTGGAGGCCGACGGCTTCCCGCAGGGCCGTGACGTGCAGTACGCGGTGCTGTTCGACCGCCTGTTCCGCTTCCCCGTGACCGGCGACCGCGTCCGCAACTACGACGGGCTCGGCGGCCAGCTGCTCTTCGCCTACCTGCACAAGCACGACGTCGTCCGCTGGACCGACAACAAGCTGCACATCGACTGGCAGCGCGCCCCGCAGGTCACCAACCAGCTGTGCGCCGAGATCGAGAAGCTGTACCGCGACGGCATCGACCGTCCGAAGCTGGTCCACTGGTTCGCCGCGTACGACATGGTGTCCCAGTACCTCGCGCCGCACCCGGGATCCCGCTGGGCCAAGGGCCCGGACGCCCTCGATCTGAACCAGCCGCCGCGAAAGCTCGTGGACGACGTGCTTCCTGACGAGTTTCCCCTGAGCATGTTCTATGAGGCCCTCTCCAAGAAGCTGAAGAACGTGATCGCCTCCACCAAGGGGATCACGGCGGAGAGTGCCGAGCGGGTGGCCGCGTGAGCGACCGCGCCAAAAACACTGCTCAGGAGGCGAAGATCATGGGGAATGGGGCTCTCAGCGGTGCGGTGATCGCGGTGGCCGGCGCGGGCGGACCCGCGGGCCGGGCGGCGCTCCTGCGGCTCGCCGAGGCGGGAGCGACCGTCGTCGGCTCGGACAACGATCCCGAGCGGCTCGCGGAGGCGGTGGACGCGGCCCGGTACGCGCACGGCGGCTCCACGGTCGTCGGCGACACGGTCGACCTGCTCGACCTGCAGTCCAGCCACGACTGGGCCGCCCGCATCGAGAAGGACTTCGGGCGGGTCGACGGCCTGGTCCACCTCGTGGGCGGCTGGCGCGGCAGCGAGACCTTCACCAAGACGGTCCTCGACGACTGGGACCTCCTGGAGATGCTGCTCATCCGCACCGTGCAGCACACCTCCCTCGCCTTCCACGAGGCGCTGCAGCGCAGCGACCGCGGCCGGTACGTCCTGATCAGCGCCGCGGGCGCCAGCAGGCCCACCGCGGGCAACGCCGCCTACTCCGCCGCCAAGGCCGCGGCCGAGGCCTGGACGCTGGCCATGGCCGACTTCTTCCGCAAGGCCGGAGTGTCCGAGGGCGCGGACGGGGCGACGTCGGCGGCTGCCATCCTGGTGGTGAAGGCGTTGGTGCACGACGCGATGCGCGCCGAGCGCCCGAACGCGAAGTTCGCGGGCTTCACGGACGTCAAGGAACTGGCCGAGGCCATCACCGGCGTCTGGGAGCAGCCCGCCTCCGAAGTGAACGGAAAGCGTCTGTGGCTGACCGAGAAGCGGTGAACCCTCCGAAGACCGACGCGCGACGTCGTCACGACCCGGAGATCCGCGGATTCGCCAGCGACAACTACGCGGGGGCCCACCCCGAGGTGCTCGCCGCCCTGGCCCTGGCCAACGGCGGGCACCAGATCGCGTACGGCGAGGACGACTACACCGATCACCTCCAGCAGGTGATCCGGGGCCACTTCGGCGCGAGTGCCGAGGCGTTCCCCGTCTTCAACGGCACCGGCGCGAACGTCGTGGCGCTCCAGGCGCTCACCGACCGCTGGGGCGCGGTGATCTGCGCGGAGAGCGCGCACATCAATGTCGACGAGGGCGGCGCCCCCGAGCGCATGGGCGGGCTCAAGCTGCTCACGGTGCCCACGCCCGACGGCAAGCTCACCCCCGAGCTCATCGACCGGCAGGCGTACGGCTGGGACGACGAGCACCGCGCGATGCCGCAGGTCGTGTCGATCACCCAGAACACCGAGCTGGGCACCGTCTACACGCCCGACGAGGTCCGCGCGATCTGCGAGCACGCCCACGCGCACGGCATGAAGGTGCATCTCGACGGCGCCCGGATAGCCAACGCGGCCGCCTCGCTGGACGTCCCGATGCGGGCGTTCACCAACGCCGTCGGCGTGGACGTCCTGTCCTTCGGCGGCACGAAGAACGGCGCGCTGTTCGGTGAAGCCGTCGTCGTTCTCAACCAGGACGCCGTCAGTCACATGAAGCACCTGCGCAAGCTGTCGATGCAGCTCGCCTCCAAGATGCGCTTCGTCTCGGTGCAGTTGGAGGCGCTGCTGGCCAAGGACCTGTGGCTGCGCAACGCCCGCCACGCTAACGAGATGGCCCAGCGCCTCGCCGAGGGCGTGCGCGCGGTGCACGGCGTCGAGATCCTCCACCCCGTGCAGGCCAACGCCGTCTTCGCGCGGCTGCCCCACGACGTGAGCGAGCGCCTGCAGAAGCGCTACCGCTTCTACTTCTGGGACGAGGCCGCGGGCGACGTCCGCTGGATGTGCGCCTTCGACACGACCGAGGACGACGTCGACGGGTTCGTGGCGGCGCTCAAGGAGGAAATGGCCCGCTAGCGTCCTAGGACGTCATGCATAGATATGTGGTCACCTGAAAAGTCATTGACTCTCGGGTGGCCGCATTCCTATGCTCTGCGGGCATGGAGCTGATCCAGAACACCCCCGACCTGTCCGCATACTTGGCCGCTGACGAGGTGGTCGACCATCACCATCCGCTCGTACGGGAGACGGCCGCACGTCTTGCCGAGGGGGTGGCGGACTCGTATGACTATGCGCGTGCCGCGTACGAGTTCGTGCGCGACACCGTTCCGCACTCCCAGGACGCGGGCGACCCGCGCGTCACCTGGCGCGCGTCCGACGTCCTCGAACTGCGCACCGGCATCTGTCACGCCAAGGCGCACGCGCTCGCCGCGCTCCTGCGGGCCGAGGACATCCCCACCGCCTTCTGCTACCAGTCGCTTCTCCATGACGACGGAAGCGGGCATGTCGTGCACGGTCTGGTCGCCGTGCGGTTCAACGGGGCCTG is drawn from Streptomyces liliifuscus and contains these coding sequences:
- a CDS encoding transglutaminase domain-containing protein, which gives rise to MELIQNTPDLSAYLAADEVVDHHHPLVRETAARLAEGVADSYDYARAAYEFVRDTVPHSQDAGDPRVTWRASDVLELRTGICHAKAHALAALLRAEDIPTAFCYQSLLHDDGSGHVVHGLVAVRFNGAWHRQDCRGNKPGVDARFSLDGERLAFPVDPQSNEVDYPVLYAEPHPVVLSALKAAPDRPHLWKTLPTAL
- a CDS encoding DUF6421 family protein, whose amino-acid sequence is MTEILVQVGTEEQAPPQDRVVEHPAWPVLKDAVERIRPWQSKDGSVDFDAEGAPDQAEAGLTVRRVIDAVEELSPLLPHDAAYHEALVKDLHRWAEGGFQVPDFLDSLLAFQPAAHREDGLQHLVVFPMYTQNGNPDRNFEAIVLRMVWPEWLADLERTRYDNPLFCGITFEDFTAGYDTNSAVLFPETIAVREAPERFSWGGIFCDREAARFRKVTEAAVGTLGLELPDDIREMVGDQARCEQAFVLWDMVHDRTHSHGDLPFDPFMIKQRQPFWMYGLEELRCDLTAFKEAVKLEADGFPQGRDVQYAVLFDRLFRFPVTGDRVRNYDGLGGQLLFAYLHKHDVVRWTDNKLHIDWQRAPQVTNQLCAEIEKLYRDGIDRPKLVHWFAAYDMVSQYLAPHPGSRWAKGPDALDLNQPPRKLVDDVLPDEFPLSMFYEALSKKLKNVIASTKGITAESAERVAA
- a CDS encoding SDR family oxidoreductase translates to MGNGALSGAVIAVAGAGGPAGRAALLRLAEAGATVVGSDNDPERLAEAVDAARYAHGGSTVVGDTVDLLDLQSSHDWAARIEKDFGRVDGLVHLVGGWRGSETFTKTVLDDWDLLEMLLIRTVQHTSLAFHEALQRSDRGRYVLISAAGASRPTAGNAAYSAAKAAAEAWTLAMADFFRKAGVSEGADGATSAAAILVVKALVHDAMRAERPNAKFAGFTDVKELAEAITGVWEQPASEVNGKRLWLTEKR
- a CDS encoding threonine aldolase family protein gives rise to the protein MNPPKTDARRRHDPEIRGFASDNYAGAHPEVLAALALANGGHQIAYGEDDYTDHLQQVIRGHFGASAEAFPVFNGTGANVVALQALTDRWGAVICAESAHINVDEGGAPERMGGLKLLTVPTPDGKLTPELIDRQAYGWDDEHRAMPQVVSITQNTELGTVYTPDEVRAICEHAHAHGMKVHLDGARIANAAASLDVPMRAFTNAVGVDVLSFGGTKNGALFGEAVVVLNQDAVSHMKHLRKLSMQLASKMRFVSVQLEALLAKDLWLRNARHANEMAQRLAEGVRAVHGVEILHPVQANAVFARLPHDVSERLQKRYRFYFWDEAAGDVRWMCAFDTTEDDVDGFVAALKEEMAR
- a CDS encoding glycerophosphodiester phosphodiesterase, producing MNFLTIGHRGIMGVEPENTLRSFIAAQQAGLDLIELDLHLSKDGALVVMHDADVDRTTDGSGPIAEKTLAELRVLDAGRGERIPVFEEVLDAVTAPLQAEIKDVAAARALAEVMNRRDLVGRVEVLSFHDEAIAEIARLVPGVRTALVASRYGIDVVERATAVGATSLVLNIRRLTLEVVERARKADLRIIGWVVNTQDHLRLVRALELDGATTDYPEIKRTGRFTA